One segment of Thermogemmata fonticola DNA contains the following:
- a CDS encoding ABC transporter permease: MLIRAMLWKEWREHSSVVLVLAIFSISMLVAVALLAQPPNPSAPATEIVRHLGLGRLATVMLVVTTGMVCGSALFASERENGTSTFLDTLPVYRAPLWLAKFLAGLVLTAGLSSIIILTAAVLGLIQSWSSVAALGIYTAMAYAWGVLGSTWTRSTLAAVGVGVLAALAAAVLLVIPLMLWWTSPGQFWLRPRGLYLFVVSMLLLPLVLSLWHFTGVDRHRLAEDRQASLRLLPFQRWTSRLSACAWLTRRQLRRSALFLLPLALFWGLMLLVPPLVPWLYWPPLALLLGVLVAVLSTSDEQTQQVYRYWGEQRLPLGSLVVTKLLGSALLLLLLLAALALPLFLRSQLSGSMQALRGYTLLAGLFRSPLFDELGWHGWRYMLLPAVYGFAAGWLCGLLIRKRVPATGVAMFLGGVGTLAWVPSLLAGGTQHWQLWTPPLVWLFTAAALLSPWVKDRLWHARGLTTLGLGLSGSVLVLAAGLGWRVLEIPDSSDGEADLAYIAALPPFDDNLAGRDMRMAAEACARQAALLANRYDQPPPTSREPAGRRQQLEERLDNALRLGWPTPQEDPALNEWLEALFREAAPPSSSPAAPTSSAWPALAHQAARDPAGIYEYPQLLAGTTTSTTYNNARRLAAVLLGRGLQLQSQAQPDRFPDHLHTCLGLVRHLRNAAPLQGFYTALDVERLTLSALDRWLEAECAPSHQALQQAAQLLEYHDRQTAPTHHFDPTPHFLAERYLLREALNAPSQWLGSYLGLNPSSLEQDPPEVEAILLAWAVPWERERTRRIVGLGLESGLRHDPVYLYGRPGFSLILGRMRNPTEMQEHERYIRTLRRVACIRLATLHYHRQFQHYPPTLDTLLRHHLLQSLPADPYASQAQPLRYRLVQAEVTTDEGRRGELLRNPPPALNQRYLLQGTASLPAELFVPAGEPLLWSVGPDQVDQGGRNVPISSTFNIGRPPDLVFLIAIPPRRTAQ, from the coding sequence ATGCTCATCCGGGCCATGCTCTGGAAGGAATGGCGTGAGCACAGCTCCGTGGTCCTGGTGCTGGCGATCTTTAGCATCAGCATGCTCGTGGCCGTCGCGCTGCTGGCTCAGCCGCCGAATCCCTCCGCGCCCGCCACGGAGATCGTCCGGCATCTGGGTCTAGGCCGCCTGGCGACGGTCATGCTCGTGGTCACGACCGGCATGGTCTGCGGCAGCGCCTTGTTTGCCAGCGAACGGGAAAATGGGACTTCCACCTTCCTCGATACTTTGCCGGTTTATCGTGCCCCCCTCTGGCTGGCGAAGTTCCTCGCCGGCCTTGTCCTGACAGCCGGGTTATCGAGCATCATCATTCTCACCGCCGCGGTTCTGGGACTCATTCAGTCCTGGTCCTCCGTCGCCGCCTTGGGAATCTATACGGCGATGGCCTACGCCTGGGGCGTGCTCGGCTCGACGTGGACCCGCTCCACCCTGGCAGCCGTCGGTGTGGGGGTGCTGGCTGCTTTGGCTGCTGCGGTGCTCCTCGTGATTCCTCTCATGCTCTGGTGGACCTCCCCCGGCCAATTCTGGCTTCGCCCCCGCGGCCTGTATCTCTTCGTGGTTTCGATGCTGCTTTTGCCCCTGGTTCTGTCCCTGTGGCATTTCACGGGGGTGGATCGCCACCGGCTTGCGGAGGATCGGCAAGCCTCGCTCCGCCTCTTACCATTTCAACGCTGGACATCCCGGCTCAGCGCTTGTGCCTGGCTCACGCGCCGCCAACTCCGGCGTTCCGCTCTCTTCCTGCTCCCTCTAGCTCTGTTTTGGGGCCTAATGCTGCTGGTGCCGCCGCTCGTCCCCTGGCTTTACTGGCCGCCTCTGGCCCTGCTTTTGGGCGTACTCGTAGCCGTGCTCAGCACGAGCGATGAGCAAACACAGCAGGTGTACCGCTATTGGGGGGAACAGCGCTTGCCGTTGGGCAGCCTGGTCGTGACGAAACTGCTGGGAAGCGCTCTGTTGCTACTCCTGCTGCTGGCGGCCTTGGCCCTGCCTCTGTTCCTGCGCAGCCAGTTGAGCGGTTCCATGCAAGCCCTGCGCGGCTACACCCTGCTGGCTGGCCTATTCCGCTCGCCGTTGTTCGATGAACTGGGCTGGCATGGCTGGCGCTACATGCTGCTGCCGGCGGTGTACGGCTTTGCCGCCGGCTGGCTCTGCGGACTGCTTATTCGCAAGCGGGTGCCGGCCACGGGAGTGGCAATGTTCCTGGGCGGCGTAGGTACCCTCGCTTGGGTTCCCTCCCTGCTCGCGGGCGGAACCCAACATTGGCAGTTGTGGACACCCCCGCTGGTGTGGCTTTTCACCGCCGCTGCCCTGCTCTCCCCTTGGGTCAAGGATCGCTTGTGGCATGCACGCGGCCTGACCACTCTCGGCCTCGGTCTGAGCGGTTCTGTCCTGGTGCTTGCCGCTGGTTTAGGCTGGCGTGTGCTGGAAATCCCCGATTCGTCCGATGGCGAGGCGGACCTCGCCTATATCGCGGCGCTTCCTCCCTTCGATGACAACCTCGCCGGCCGGGATATGCGCATGGCAGCCGAAGCGTGCGCTCGCCAAGCCGCTTTGCTGGCCAACCGCTATGATCAGCCCCCGCCTACCTCCCGCGAACCGGCTGGACGGCGCCAACAGTTGGAGGAGCGGCTAGACAACGCTCTTCGCCTTGGCTGGCCCACCCCCCAGGAGGACCCCGCCCTCAACGAATGGCTCGAAGCTCTCTTCCGCGAGGCCGCTCCACCCTCTTCCTCCCCTGCCGCGCCCACGAGTTCCGCCTGGCCGGCCCTGGCCCACCAGGCCGCACGCGACCCCGCCGGCATCTACGAATACCCGCAACTCCTCGCCGGAACCACCACCTCGACGACTTACAACAATGCCCGCCGACTGGCGGCTGTCCTGCTAGGCCGCGGCCTGCAACTCCAAAGCCAAGCCCAACCGGACCGCTTTCCCGATCATCTCCACACCTGCCTTGGATTGGTCCGCCACCTGCGCAACGCCGCTCCCCTCCAAGGTTTCTACACCGCCCTCGACGTGGAACGCCTCACCCTCAGTGCCTTGGATCGCTGGTTGGAAGCCGAATGTGCCCCCTCCCACCAAGCCCTCCAGCAAGCGGCTCAACTCCTGGAATACCACGACCGCCAAACTGCCCCGACGCATCACTTCGATCCAACACCCCACTTCCTCGCCGAACGCTACCTGTTGCGGGAAGCGCTCAATGCTCCAAGCCAATGGTTAGGCAGCTATTTGGGACTGAATCCTTCCTCCCTGGAACAAGACCCGCCGGAAGTCGAGGCGATCCTGCTAGCCTGGGCGGTCCCTTGGGAACGAGAGCGCACGCGCCGCATCGTCGGCCTGGGATTGGAAAGCGGCCTGCGTCACGACCCCGTGTATCTCTACGGCCGGCCCGGCTTCAGCCTCATTCTCGGACGCATGCGCAACCCCACGGAAATGCAGGAACACGAACGCTACATCCGCACCTTACGCCGAGTCGCCTGCATCCGCCTCGCCACGCTCCACTACCACCGCCAATTCCAGCACTATCCCCCCACCCTCGACACGCTGCTGCGGCACCACTTGCTCCAGTCCCTCCCCGCCGATCCTTACGCCTCTCAGGCTCAGCCTCTGCGTTATCGCTTGGTTCAGGCGGAAGTCACCACCGATGAAGGACGCCGGGGCGAACTCCTCCGCAATCCGCCTCCCGCCCTCAATCAACGCTACCTGCTCCAGGGCACCGCCAGCCTGCCGGCGGAACTTTTCGTCCCGGCGGGGGAACCGCTCCTCTGGAGTGTCGGTCCCGATCAGGTGGACCAGGGCGGGCGCAACGTCCCCATCAGCTCCACCTTCAACATCGGTCGGCCCCCGGACCTCGTCTTTCTGATCGCTATCCCCCCGCGCCGCACAGCACAGTGA